The following are from one region of the Falco biarmicus isolate bFalBia1 chromosome 1, bFalBia1.pri, whole genome shotgun sequence genome:
- the TAX1BP3 gene encoding tax1-binding protein 3 encodes MSYVPGQPVTAVVQRIEIHKLRQGDNLILGFSIGGGIDQDPTQNPFSEDKTDKGIYVTRVTEGGPAEVAGLQIGDKIMQVNGWDMTMVTHDQARKRLTKRNEEVVRLLVTRQSLQKAVQQSMMS; translated from the exons ATGTCGTACGTGCCGGGGCAGCCGGTCACCGCCGTGGTG caaagaaTTGAAATACACAAGCTTCGACAAGGTGACAATTTGATTCTGGGATTCAGCATCGGAGGCGGCATTGATCAGGATCCGACTCAGAACCCTTTCTCTGAAGACAAGACCGACAAG ggtaTCTATGTCACAAGGGTGACAGAAGGAGGCCCAGCAGAAGTTGCAGGACTGCAGATTGGAGACAAAATCATGCAG GTGAACGGCTGGGATATGACAATGGTGACCCATGACCAAGCTAGGAAGAGGCTGACAAAAAGGAATGAAGAAGTGGTACGGCTGCTGGTGACCCGGCAATCTCTGCAGAAGGCTGTGCAACAATCCATGATGTCCTAA
- the EMC6 gene encoding ER membrane protein complex subunit 6: protein MAAVVAKREGPQFISEAAVRGNAAILDYCRTSVSALSGATAGILGLTGLHGFIFYFLASVLLSVLLVLKAGRRWNKYFKSRRPLFTGGLIGGLFTYVLFWTFLYGMVHVY, encoded by the coding sequence ATGGCCGCCGTGGTGGCCAAGCGCGAGGGGCCGCAGTTCATCAGCGAGGCGGCGGTGCGGGGGAACGCCGCCATCCTGGACTACTGCAGGACGTCGGTCTCGGCCCTGTCGGGCGCCACGGCGGGGATCCTCGGCCTGACGGGCCTGCACGGCTTCATCTTCTACTTCCTGGCATCCGTCCTCCTCTCCGTGCTCCTGGTGCTGAAAGCCGGCCGGCGGTGGAACAAGTACTTTAAATCCCGACGGCCGCTTTTCACGGGGGGGCTTATAGGGGGGCTCTTCACCTACGTCCTGTTCTGGACTTTCCTGTACGGCATGGTTCACGTCTACTAA